From a region of the Helianthus annuus cultivar XRQ/B chromosome 5, HanXRQr2.0-SUNRISE, whole genome shotgun sequence genome:
- the LOC110943865 gene encoding protein FAR1-RELATED SEQUENCE 5-like — MKDRVNHLPNYTFKYSVENGEIRHMFWADEISKVNYQAFGDVLAFDATYQTNKYNLIFVPFTGVDNNKRCVTFGAGLLFCETIEAYTWLLRAFLDTHNKQPTLVLTDQDPAMRQAVAAVFDRSLHRLCMWHIMKKLPAKITGEVAHNTEFRAAVHKLVWNIYIKPGTFERRWGKLLEKYGLEGHEWLRDMYNIKEMWVPAYFREIPMSCLMKTTSRCESSNSTFKVSSSWANTLVQFFLCYDSTMESQRYRQRVGDFKADDRAHEFRSGLAIEKHCALLYSPAIFIEVRKEILKGLLHCYTTGVEEVDGRKVYTVTHLDKRSDVVNEFTVKVDPVEDTTTCSCNLWCRIGYLCRHIFCVYRQTKVDEIPAKYVVSRWGRHVLPKSVFRVEFRYGVDLSPVSLTRNTLVDCFSEAFEAVMGDRAAMEDFVEKIKDWTKEFNDDRRGKRVAEATESQVMADMLGVVVEDEESTPVSCSNPQGVRNKGCGTNKRRIGPGERAVQNHQKPKRLCRTCNRFVTGHDSRNCPEKRKTAEP, encoded by the exons ATGAAAGATCGGGTCAACCACCTGCCGAACTACACCTTTAAGTACAGCGTGGAAAACGGCGAAATTCGACACATGTTCTGGGCGGATGAAATTTCCAAGGTCAACTATCAGGCTTTCGGCGACGTCCTCGCATTCGACGCTACTTATCAAACCAACAA GTACAATCTGATCTTCGTTCCGTTTACCGGGGTTGACAACAACAAGCGATGCGTCACTTTTGGAGCGGGGCTATTGTTTTGTGAGACAATTGAGGCCTACACGTGGCTGTTAAGGGCTTTCCTCGACACGCACAACAAGCAGCCCACCCTGGTGCTAACTGACCAAGACCCGGCCATGCGGCAAGCAGTGGCTGCTGTGTTTGATCGTTCACTCCATCGCCTGTGCATGTGGCACATCATGAAGAAACTACCTGCGAAG ATTACAGGAGAGGTCGCGCATAACACTGAATTCAGGGCTGCCGTTCACAAACTGGTGTGGAACATTTATATTAAACCGGGGACATTCGAGAGGAGATGGGGGAAGCTTCTAGAGAAGTATGGGCTTGAAGGTCACGAGTGGCTGAGAGACATGTACAACATAAAGGAGATGTGGGTCCCGGCATACTTTAGAGAAATCCCAATGTCATGTTTGATGAAGACTACGTCCCGGTGCGAGAGTTCGAACTCTACGTTTAAGGTGAGCTCGTCCTGGGCGAACACCCTTGTCCAGTTTTTTTTGTGTTATGACTCCACGATGGAGTCCCAACGCTATAGGCAGAGGGTTGGGGACTTCAAGGCGGATGATCGCGCACACGAGTTCAGATCTGGTTTGGCGATAGAGAAGCACTGCGCATTATTGTATTCCCCGGCCATATTCATCGAGGTCCGCAAAGAGATCCTGAAGGGCCTTTTACACTGCTATACTACCGGGGTCGAAGAAGTCGACGGGAGAAAGGTTTATACTGTTACGCATTTGGACAAGCGTTCCGATGTCGTCAATGAATTCACG GTTAAAGTGGACCCAGTCGAGGACACTACAACATGCTCATGTAACCTTTGGTGCCGTATTGGATACCTTTGCAGGCATATATTTTGCGTATACCGGCAAACAAAGGTGGACGAAATCCCGGCTAAGTATGTGGTTAGTCGCTGGGGACGTCACGTGTTGCCGAAGTCGGTTTTCCGTGTAGAATTCAGGTATGGGGTAGACTTGTCTCCGGTTTCGTTGACCAGGAACACCCTAGTGGACTGCTTTTCTGAAGCGTTTGAGGCTGTGATGGGCGACCGGGCAGCGATGGAGGATTTCGTTGAGAAAATCAAAGACTGGACAAAAGAATTCAATGATGATCGACGTGGTAAAAGAGTCGCCGAGGCAACAGAGTCACAGGTTATGGCTGATATGCTAGGCGTGGTGGTGGAAGATGAGGAGAGCACCCCCGTTTCCTGCTCCAATCCTCAAGGCGTACGCAATAAGGGATGCGGGACAAACAAACGCAGGATTGGGCCGGGTGAGAGGGCAGTCCAGAACCACCAAAAGCCCAAGCGATTATGCAGAACATGCAACCGATTTGTAACCGGGCATGACTCCCGCAACTGCCCAGAGAAACGCAAGACTGCAGAACCTTAG